From the genome of Acidobacteriota bacterium, one region includes:
- a CDS encoding PKD domain-containing protein has protein sequence MKRTVASALVLTAILGFSFLGAQTTRIYQSGGQAEFVNLITMKDGNLMLVFHDGRDFNADSELRYMIYNVDQGRWSAATRVVPKFNASSFPNMALDSKGDIHMVYQDGNSSANREICYARYSHSEKKWSSRFVAYESPGVNSTWPRIQVEDDLIYILWCHNYDPKDGFMDICLIVNPIGAAWPIQRAERLTVSITGWAASIHPDFAVLNKKVYAIWMDTNHAADPTNSGNWKMFYKEAEYNDDAKTWLFDRAPLVHLNSTHSENEYYPALAVDPSGTVHAFYSQKIGPYFHMMKKPGGNWTAPMPLSRDFTTQNFFPYMRYHDGLIHAIWNEGPEGEMRLLYNRALPNGTWGNPIVIASPMYSPWQPWLAIDKKGVLHIVWADGPSDSSRDIYHSKVTLPGNPPTAVIDASPTRGLIPLSVRFEGTRSTDSDGTIIKYMWDFGDGNTAEGQVVTHTYTQKGTFKAVLKVLDNDFRVGLAEVAIEASTGEPFAVIKPSATQGVVPFQVQFDGSGSFDEDGQVVSHDWVFCDGTTATGPFVTKTYDKGGQYYCSLTVTDNDGKTNTVSATVTAYQKPTAAFTATPTRGLTPLQVQFDASESTDEDGQIVTFQWSFGDGLYGSGKTVTHTYTKSGPFTAQLTVIDNDGYVDITEMTIDALSKPLAPTQVAVKTDVNRTLLYRDYFNRISWQENTRNAGLFAIAQYRIYRKLTSDAAGQFVKVGEVSASQFHFDDRKHTSTLDAARYEYVVTAVDNQGRESGWSLRVSTGGNS, from the coding sequence ATGAAAAGAACCGTTGCGTCGGCTCTTGTGCTCACCGCTATTCTTGGATTTTCTTTCCTTGGTGCTCAAACAACGAGAATCTATCAGAGCGGGGGACAAGCGGAATTTGTCAACCTCATCACCATGAAAGATGGAAACCTGATGCTGGTTTTCCATGATGGGCGCGATTTCAATGCAGATTCCGAACTCCGGTATATGATTTACAATGTGGATCAAGGCCGATGGAGCGCGGCCACGCGGGTGGTGCCCAAATTCAATGCCTCCAGTTTTCCCAATATGGCTCTGGATAGTAAGGGCGATATTCATATGGTGTATCAGGACGGCAATTCCTCTGCAAACCGGGAGATTTGCTATGCCAGATACAGTCATAGCGAAAAGAAATGGAGTTCGCGATTCGTTGCCTATGAAAGTCCGGGTGTCAACTCAACTTGGCCGAGGATCCAGGTCGAAGACGATTTGATCTATATCCTTTGGTGTCATAATTACGATCCCAAAGACGGCTTTATGGATATTTGCTTGATTGTCAATCCCATCGGGGCCGCCTGGCCGATACAGAGAGCGGAAAGGTTGACCGTATCCATCACGGGATGGGCGGCTTCCATTCACCCCGACTTTGCCGTACTGAACAAAAAAGTCTATGCCATCTGGATGGACACCAACCATGCCGCGGATCCTACGAATTCCGGGAACTGGAAGATGTTCTATAAAGAGGCGGAATATAATGATGATGCCAAGACCTGGTTGTTTGACCGCGCTCCCCTTGTCCATCTCAATTCCACCCATTCTGAGAACGAATATTATCCCGCCCTTGCCGTCGATCCGAGCGGCACCGTTCACGCCTTTTATTCCCAAAAAATCGGCCCTTACTTTCACATGATGAAAAAGCCCGGAGGGAACTGGACCGCGCCCATGCCTTTAAGCCGTGATTTTACGACCCAGAATTTTTTCCCCTACATGAGGTATCACGACGGTCTCATTCATGCGATTTGGAACGAAGGGCCCGAAGGCGAAATGAGACTGCTCTACAACCGCGCGCTTCCCAATGGGACGTGGGGGAATCCGATCGTTATCGCGAGCCCCATGTATTCCCCTTGGCAGCCATGGCTGGCTATAGATAAAAAAGGCGTTCTTCATATCGTCTGGGCCGACGGCCCAAGCGACTCGAGCCGGGATATTTACCATTCCAAAGTCACCCTTCCCGGGAACCCGCCGACGGCCGTGATCGATGCCTCCCCAACTCGGGGCCTTATTCCTTTGTCTGTACGATTCGAAGGGACGCGATCCACGGATTCCGACGGAACGATCATTAAATACATGTGGGATTTCGGGGACGGGAATACGGCCGAAGGCCAGGTTGTGACGCATACTTACACCCAGAAAGGCACCTTTAAAGCCGTTCTCAAGGTTTTGGACAACGATTTCCGGGTCGGCTTGGCCGAAGTGGCCATTGAGGCTTCGACCGGTGAGCCCTTCGCCGTGATCAAGCCCTCCGCGACCCAAGGCGTTGTGCCCTTTCAGGTCCAATTCGATGGATCGGGATCTTTCGATGAGGACGGCCAGGTGGTTTCTCACGATTGGGTTTTCTGCGACGGAACAACCGCGACAGGCCCGTTTGTGACGAAGACCTATGACAAGGGAGGTCAGTATTACTGCAGCTTGACCGTCACCGACAACGACGGCAAGACCAATACGGTATCGGCGACCGTCACTGCGTATCAAAAGCCGACGGCTGCATTCACGGCGACGCCGACACGCGGACTGACGCCTCTCCAGGTTCAATTCGATGCCTCGGAATCGACGGATGAAGACGGCCAGATCGTCACCTTCCAGTGGTCGTTCGGGGACGGTTTGTACGGGTCCGGCAAAACGGTCACCCATACCTATACGAAGAGCGGTCCGTTTACGGCTCAACTCACGGTCATCGACAATGACGGCTATGTCGACATCACCGAGATGACCATCGATGCCTTGAGCAAACCTCTGGCCCCGACCCAGGTCGCCGTAAAAACCGACGTCAACAGAACGCTCCTCTACAGGGATTATTTCAACAGGATCAGCTGGCAGGAAAACACACGGAATGCCGGATTATTCGCGATTGCCCAATATCGCATCTACCGGAAACTGACGAGTGATGCCGCCGGCCAATTCGTGAAGGTTGGAGAGGTCTCCGCGTCCCAGTTCCACTTTGATGATCGCAAGCACACCAGTACACTGGACGCGGCCCGCTACGAATACGTGGTGACGGCTGTGGATAACCAGGGGAGAGAAAGCGGCTGGTCCCTGAGGGTCTCGACCGGAGGGAATTCCTAG
- a CDS encoding radical SAM protein, which yields MKRVLLLNPPGDKLYLRDMYCSSVSKANYSWPPIDLLIQSGIIGRSRDVDVLDAQAEGLSARQSREKIRKGRYEAILFLTSTASWRQDFAFIQKVKEDAKFPLLLIGNGDILLYEPERFLRDFPCLDAAMFDYTNSDVVHYLDGETDKIRSMAFRTAAGMEIRREKILPREFAYPVPHHEKFPLRKYLLAHGKRFPFTTVQMSFGCPFRCSFCIAATLGYKYRALDNVLDELRRVVSLRIKEVFFSDFTFEAKRKNAMELCRRMAEEKLDLSWTCSSRANTLDRELLIRMKRAGCHTILIGVESGNASLLKQYSKGVTKDDMRRAFSQCREIGIRTLGHFIIGLPGETEFTVQETIRFSKELDCDLASFNIAVPALGTPLRDQALKNRWLHGDALEFDASGSFPVIETPDFSKAHALFWQRRAIQEFYSRPTRLARHALAAGSLYQWRILIRNGWALFRDFLRNRISRRRN from the coding sequence ATGAAACGCGTTCTTCTTCTCAACCCGCCGGGAGACAAGCTGTACCTGAGGGACATGTATTGTAGCTCGGTATCGAAAGCCAATTATTCCTGGCCTCCCATCGACCTTCTTATCCAAAGCGGGATCATCGGTCGAAGCCGCGACGTCGACGTTCTGGACGCCCAGGCTGAAGGCCTGAGCGCCCGACAAAGCCGGGAGAAAATCCGCAAGGGACGCTACGAGGCGATCCTGTTTCTCACCAGCACCGCGTCATGGAGACAGGACTTCGCCTTTATTCAAAAGGTCAAGGAGGACGCCAAGTTCCCGCTCCTCTTGATCGGGAACGGCGATATTCTCCTGTATGAGCCGGAAAGATTCTTGAGAGACTTTCCATGTCTTGATGCCGCCATGTTCGATTACACGAACAGCGATGTCGTTCACTATCTCGACGGCGAGACCGACAAGATCCGATCCATGGCTTTTCGAACCGCGGCCGGGATGGAAATCCGAAGAGAGAAGATCCTCCCCCGCGAATTTGCCTATCCCGTTCCGCACCATGAAAAATTTCCGTTGAGAAAATACCTCCTCGCCCACGGCAAACGCTTCCCTTTCACAACCGTTCAGATGAGTTTTGGATGTCCTTTCCGGTGTTCATTCTGCATCGCCGCCACCCTCGGCTACAAATACCGGGCCTTGGACAATGTTCTCGACGAGCTTCGCCGTGTCGTTTCGCTCCGGATCAAGGAGGTCTTTTTCTCCGATTTCACTTTTGAAGCCAAACGGAAAAACGCGATGGAACTCTGCCGGAGGATGGCTGAAGAAAAGCTCGATTTGTCCTGGACGTGTTCATCCCGAGCCAACACCCTGGATCGTGAGCTTCTGATCCGGATGAAACGGGCGGGTTGCCATACGATTCTGATCGGCGTCGAAAGCGGAAATGCGTCCCTGCTGAAACAATATTCCAAAGGCGTGACGAAAGACGATATGAGACGGGCTTTTTCTCAGTGCCGCGAGATCGGAATACGGACATTGGGGCATTTTATCATCGGCCTGCCCGGAGAAACGGAATTCACCGTTCAGGAGACCATCCGGTTTTCGAAAGAGCTCGATTGCGATCTCGCCTCTTTCAATATTGCCGTTCCGGCCCTTGGAACCCCCCTCAGGGATCAGGCCTTGAAGAACCGATGGCTCCACGGAGATGCTCTCGAATTCGATGCCTCCGGATCCTTTCCGGTCATCGAAACGCCTGATTTTTCCAAGGCCCACGCCCTGTTCTGGCAAAGACGCGCCATCCAGGAGTTCTATTCCCGTCCAACGCGTCTCGCAAGGCACGCCCTGGCGGCCGGATCCCTTTATCAGTGGCGGATTCTGATCCGCAACGGATGGGCGCTTTTCAGAGATTTTCTTCGCAACCGAATATCCCGCCGACGAAATTGA
- a CDS encoding glycosyltransferase family 2 protein, giving the protein MLTLTVIIPVFNEQNTVLKVVEKVKAVPIIKEIIIVDDGSTDKTPILLESLRSDPDIRVISHHKNMGRGAGIRTALAVAQGYITIFQDADLETSPSHYPMLIQPILDDEADVVFGSRFLGKGLINGMGIHAYFANALLTQLTSILFKSKLTDVLTMFQVTTTERLRNLNIETDSWGSTIEITAKLLKKKYRIVEIPVDYIPRRKDTGKKVRWSDFFGCLGALIKYKFFYKA; this is encoded by the coding sequence ATGTTAACCCTGACCGTCATCATTCCCGTCTTCAACGAACAGAACACGGTGCTCAAGGTCGTGGAGAAAGTCAAGGCCGTTCCGATCATCAAGGAGATCATCATCGTCGACGACGGATCCACCGACAAAACGCCCATTTTGTTGGAAAGCCTCAGGAGTGATCCGGATATCCGGGTGATTTCCCATCACAAGAACATGGGCCGAGGGGCCGGAATCCGGACCGCCCTGGCCGTAGCCCAAGGCTACATTACGATCTTTCAGGACGCCGATCTGGAAACCTCGCCCTCTCATTACCCCATGCTCATTCAGCCGATCCTTGATGACGAGGCAGACGTGGTTTTCGGTTCCCGGTTTCTCGGAAAGGGCCTGATCAACGGCATGGGCATCCACGCCTATTTCGCCAATGCCCTTCTGACCCAGTTGACTTCCATATTATTCAAATCCAAGTTGACCGATGTTCTGACCATGTTTCAAGTCACCACGACCGAAAGGCTTCGGAACTTGAACATCGAGACGGATTCCTGGGGATCGACCATCGAAATCACGGCCAAGCTGCTGAAAAAAAAGTATCGCATTGTTGAAATACCGGTCGACTACATCCCCCGCAGAAAGGATACGGGGAAAAAAGTGCGATGGAGCGACTTTTTCGGTTGCCTGGGGGCCCTGATCAAATACAAATTTTTCTACAAAGCTTGA
- a CDS encoding radical SAM protein, which yields MDVLLINPPTENLVKTFAPESLTEEVGFYPPLGLLYLAAFAKAAHGDRFNIEVLDTQVEHKSYADIERVFTKRRPQVVGISCMTFLLIDALHVARIARKVLPEAHIVFGGTHPTIYPMEMAGRPETDSIVFGEGEVAFSELLEALAEKKSLSGIPGVAFRENGRVIVNPGRKFLTDLDALPFPDRELLPYKDYYNLLGTGREIMTSLLTSRGCPFDCVFCTKKDGRTCRMRSPENVVAEIEVCLEKGITDFNIVDDTFTINRKRALAIADIIIRKGLRITMDIRARVDQVDREMLEKLAEAGCNRIRYGVESGSAEVLKALRKGIELSSIKPAFEMAKQAGMTTFAYFMVGSPGEKKEDIKASIALAKDLDPDYVQFLVTTPFPATDLYDLGREKGILHGDFWREFSLDPAPDFIAQWWTEHFTPEELDRWQKRAHTKFYYRPKYVFRQLRGLKSFKEFKRKARAAIKLWTG from the coding sequence ATGGATGTGCTCCTCATTAATCCTCCGACCGAGAACCTCGTCAAGACCTTCGCACCGGAGTCCTTGACGGAGGAAGTCGGATTCTACCCTCCCCTGGGCCTGCTTTACCTCGCAGCCTTCGCCAAGGCTGCTCACGGCGACCGGTTCAACATCGAAGTTCTCGACACCCAGGTGGAGCATAAAAGCTATGCCGATATTGAGCGGGTTTTCACGAAGCGGCGGCCCCAAGTCGTGGGCATTTCCTGCATGACATTCCTTCTGATCGACGCCCTGCACGTCGCCCGAATCGCCCGGAAGGTTCTTCCCGAAGCTCACATCGTCTTCGGCGGCACCCATCCCACCATTTACCCCATGGAAATGGCCGGCCGGCCGGAAACGGATTCCATCGTTTTCGGGGAAGGGGAAGTCGCCTTCAGTGAACTTTTGGAGGCGCTGGCGGAGAAAAAGAGCCTGTCCGGAATCCCGGGGGTCGCTTTCAGAGAGAACGGCCGTGTGATCGTGAATCCCGGCCGGAAATTCCTTACGGATCTGGACGCCCTGCCGTTTCCCGACAGGGAACTCCTCCCCTACAAAGATTATTACAATCTGCTGGGAACAGGCCGGGAAATCATGACCAGCCTTTTGACATCCCGGGGTTGTCCCTTCGATTGCGTGTTCTGCACAAAAAAAGACGGCCGGACCTGCCGGATGAGATCGCCGGAAAACGTCGTGGCGGAAATCGAGGTCTGCCTGGAAAAGGGCATTACGGATTTCAACATCGTCGACGATACGTTCACCATCAACAGGAAACGCGCTCTGGCCATCGCCGACATAATCATCCGGAAGGGCTTGCGGATCACCATGGACATCCGGGCCCGGGTCGATCAGGTCGACCGGGAGATGCTCGAAAAACTGGCTGAAGCCGGCTGCAATCGCATCCGCTACGGCGTCGAAAGCGGAAGCGCCGAAGTTCTGAAAGCCTTGAGAAAAGGGATCGAACTTTCGAGCATCAAGCCCGCCTTCGAAATGGCCAAACAGGCCGGCATGACCACCTTCGCCTATTTCATGGTGGGATCCCCGGGAGAAAAAAAGGAAGACATCAAAGCCAGCATCGCCCTGGCCAAGGACCTCGATCCCGACTATGTGCAGTTTCTCGTCACGACGCCTTTCCCGGCGACGGACCTCTACGATCTCGGCCGGGAAAAAGGCATTTTGCATGGAGATTTCTGGCGGGAATTTTCCCTTGATCCGGCGCCGGATTTCATCGCCCAGTGGTGGACCGAGCATTTCACGCCGGAAGAACTCGACCGATGGCAGAAAAGGGCCCATACAAAGTTTTATTATCGGCCCAAGTATGTTTTCCGGCAGCTCCGCGGACTCAAGTCCTTCAAGGAATTCAAGCGAAAGGCCCGCGCAGCCATTAAGCTGTGGACAGGTTGA
- a CDS encoding polysaccharide deacetylase family protein translates to MSQKSEKTAQVLSHPPRFLVSIDLEDIRLQADSPADGTARAQDNMRRFLRFFDDHKVKSTVFVVGELAEKLGSFIKEIRAAGHEIGCHTHDHAHVARLSPDVFRANILKNLESLNALGIEDVRGFRAPDYSLTHSSRWAYDILAELGFAYSSSVMPARNPVFGWKEFPPYPVRFDNGLWELPFSVTSLAGLKIPFCGGVYWRFFPRRILGLLCRRHAGRGFPLTGYFHPYDIDSGEKKYRVSGNPVFNWLVFYNRYSTFRKMAWIFERFRTERYIDYVHRLESASVEPAPQI, encoded by the coding sequence ATGTCACAAAAAAGTGAGAAGACAGCCCAAGTGTTGAGTCACCCGCCTCGTTTTCTTGTGAGTATCGACCTGGAGGATATCCGGCTCCAGGCGGATTCTCCGGCTGACGGAACCGCCCGGGCTCAGGACAACATGCGGCGATTCCTGCGGTTTTTCGACGATCACAAGGTCAAAAGCACGGTTTTCGTCGTCGGAGAACTGGCTGAAAAGCTGGGTTCCTTCATCAAGGAGATCCGGGCCGCGGGTCACGAGATCGGATGCCACACCCACGACCACGCCCATGTCGCCCGGCTGAGCCCGGACGTTTTTCGCGCCAATATCCTGAAAAACCTGGAGAGTCTGAACGCGCTCGGCATCGAGGACGTCCGCGGGTTTCGCGCGCCGGACTATTCCCTGACTCATTCATCCCGATGGGCTTACGATATCCTGGCCGAATTGGGATTTGCCTATTCCAGTTCCGTCATGCCGGCCAGAAATCCGGTTTTCGGATGGAAGGAATTCCCCCCTTATCCCGTCAGGTTCGATAACGGACTCTGGGAGCTGCCGTTTTCCGTCACCAGCCTGGCCGGGCTGAAAATCCCGTTCTGCGGCGGGGTCTACTGGAGATTTTTCCCGCGGCGGATCCTCGGTCTTCTCTGCCGGCGCCATGCCGGTCGGGGATTTCCCTTGACGGGCTATTTCCATCCCTATGACATCGACAGCGGAGAAAAAAAATACCGGGTCAGCGGAAATCCGGTGTTCAACTGGCTTGTTTTTTACAATCGGTATTCGACATTCCGCAAAATGGCCTGGATTTTCGAAAGATTCCGGACTGAACGCTATATCGATTATGTTCATCGCCTCGAAAGCGCCTCCGTTGAGCCGGCGCCTCAAATTTGA
- a CDS encoding GNAT family N-acetyltransferase: MSDYSFRLLDLSDAGIDDMTNLLKLVFQDNVKSPEFIRWQYNLNPAGPAVGYNAYRGDVLAAHYVTQPMTALFQGKKVKGLLSLNTATHPDHRGKKLFTILAEMTYDHARTQGYEFVIGVANADSTHGFLRKLGFTLVKPLDVKIGMGTFAVPEEDPYEYRRDWDRDLLEWRLANPKVPYETKRWGDHFAVLAPTGKMGVKAVIGYFPMSLYPEKPLPRPKRSANPVKIWLGSDPRLTWKKNLYFNFPKKLKPSPLNLIFKDLTDGNRTVDAETLRFMAIDFDAY; this comes from the coding sequence ATGAGCGATTATTCTTTTCGGCTTCTGGACTTGTCCGATGCGGGCATCGACGACATGACGAATCTTTTAAAACTTGTTTTTCAAGACAACGTCAAGTCGCCTGAGTTTATCCGGTGGCAATACAATTTAAATCCCGCCGGGCCGGCCGTCGGATACAATGCCTATCGGGGCGACGTCCTGGCCGCCCATTATGTCACCCAACCCATGACGGCCTTGTTTCAAGGGAAAAAAGTCAAAGGGCTTCTTTCCCTGAACACCGCCACGCATCCCGACCACCGAGGCAAAAAACTGTTCACCATCCTGGCCGAAATGACGTATGACCATGCCCGAACGCAGGGATATGAGTTTGTCATCGGGGTGGCCAATGCCGACAGCACCCACGGTTTTCTAAGGAAGCTGGGCTTCACCCTGGTCAAGCCGCTCGATGTGAAAATCGGTATGGGAACCTTCGCCGTTCCGGAAGAGGATCCTTATGAGTACCGGCGCGATTGGGACCGGGATCTTCTGGAGTGGAGGCTGGCCAATCCGAAAGTCCCCTATGAAACGAAGCGCTGGGGCGATCACTTCGCGGTTCTTGCGCCGACGGGAAAAATGGGTGTCAAGGCGGTGATCGGCTATTTTCCGATGTCGCTTTATCCTGAAAAACCGCTCCCCCGGCCAAAACGTTCGGCCAACCCCGTGAAAATCTGGCTGGGATCCGATCCGCGTTTGACCTGGAAGAAAAACCTCTACTTCAATTTTCCGAAAAAGCTCAAACCCTCGCCTTTAAATCTGATTTTCAAAGACCTGACCGATGGAAACAGGACGGTGGACGCGGAGACCCTGAGATTCATGGCCATCGATTTCGACGCCTATTGA
- a CDS encoding DegT/DnrJ/EryC1/StrS family aminotransferase — MRESFLHFSQPTITRTEIAEVVKTMKSGWLTTGAQSRRFEEEFAAYIGVRHAVAVSSCTAALFLSLIAEGVQPGDEVITTPFTFVSTANVIHHLGAVPVFADIDEETWNIDPEAVARAVTRKTRAVIPVHYSGQPCDMAALTDLARRRKLRIIEDAAHAFGATYDGKRRVGSLGNLTCFSFFPTKNITTAEGGLITLNDGRKARRLVKLRLHGMSKDGWKRYAKEGAWYYEVHEAGYKFNLPDLCAAVGVAQLARIGEINSKRRKLAEHYIKRLAEIPGIRTVTLRPGATSSWHIFPVWVDKAVFGMDRNRLIEELKKRNIGTSVHFIPAHLQPFYRNTYGTKKGDFPRAEKAFEGIVSLPLFPGMSIRDADDVVAALRDLASK, encoded by the coding sequence ATGAGAGAGTCATTCCTGCACTTTTCCCAGCCGACGATCACCCGCACCGAGATCGCCGAGGTCGTCAAGACGATGAAGAGCGGCTGGCTGACGACGGGGGCGCAATCCCGGCGCTTCGAGGAGGAGTTCGCCGCCTACATCGGCGTCCGCCACGCCGTGGCCGTCTCGTCCTGCACGGCGGCCCTGTTCCTTTCGCTCATCGCCGAGGGCGTCCAACCCGGAGACGAAGTCATCACCACGCCCTTCACTTTCGTTTCGACGGCCAATGTCATCCATCATCTCGGCGCCGTCCCCGTCTTCGCCGACATCGACGAGGAAACCTGGAACATCGATCCCGAAGCCGTCGCCCGGGCGGTCACCCGGAAAACGCGGGCCGTCATTCCCGTGCACTACTCGGGACAACCCTGCGACATGGCGGCGCTCACGGACTTGGCCCGCCGGCGCAAACTTCGCATCATCGAAGACGCCGCCCACGCCTTCGGCGCAACCTACGACGGAAAAAGACGGGTAGGCAGCCTGGGCAATCTGACATGCTTTTCCTTCTTTCCGACGAAGAACATCACGACCGCCGAAGGCGGACTCATCACGCTCAACGACGGCCGCAAAGCCCGGCGCCTCGTCAAGCTGCGCCTCCACGGCATGAGCAAGGACGGCTGGAAGAGATACGCCAAGGAAGGCGCCTGGTATTACGAAGTCCATGAAGCGGGATACAAGTTCAACCTGCCCGATCTGTGCGCCGCCGTGGGCGTCGCCCAACTCGCCCGCATCGGCGAAATCAATTCCAAACGCCGGAAGCTGGCCGAGCATTACATCAAGCGGCTGGCCGAAATCCCCGGCATCCGGACCGTGACCCTCCGCCCCGGCGCGACGAGCTCCTGGCACATCTTCCCCGTCTGGGTGGACAAGGCCGTCTTCGGGATGGACCGCAACCGCCTCATCGAAGAGCTCAAGAAGCGGAACATCGGCACGAGCGTCCATTTCATCCCCGCCCACCTTCAGCCGTTCTACAGAAATACCTACGGCACCAAAAAAGGGGATTTCCCGCGGGCCGAAAAAGCCTTCGAGGGGATCGTGTCCCTGCCCCTTTTCCCCGGGATGTCGATCAGGGACGCGGACGACGTCGTCGCCGCCCTCCGAGACCTTGCTTCAAAATAA
- a CDS encoding NAD-dependent epimerase/dehydratase family protein, translated as MKTKANGNTRVLVTGGAGYIGSLLVGRLLKSGYKVTVLDKLLFGVEPLKHFLTNPNPNLSFIIGDIQNEDDVNRALADADTIIHLAAIVGDTACAAHSDLAVNVNFSATVKLGDLCKKRKIRRFVFASTCSVYGAGTKDILDEESEVNPVSLYAETRLYGERGILSLADNNFSPVLLRLGTIFGLSPRMRFDLIVNYLTKKAVREKKITIFGGDQWRPLLHVADAAAAFHHALEAPIEKVRNRIFNIGFDNLQIKDIGATIARHFPETDVQVIEKIEDKRSYRVSLEKMASELGFKPEKTIDAGILEIAEAIRSGAIADPKDKIYYNHYAC; from the coding sequence ATGAAAACCAAGGCCAACGGCAATACACGAGTTCTGGTCACGGGGGGCGCCGGCTACATCGGGTCCCTGCTTGTCGGACGGCTTCTCAAGTCCGGATACAAGGTCACCGTTCTCGACAAGCTTCTTTTCGGCGTCGAGCCCCTCAAGCACTTTTTGACGAACCCGAATCCCAACCTCTCCTTCATCATCGGCGACATCCAGAACGAGGACGACGTCAACCGGGCCCTGGCCGACGCCGACACGATCATTCATCTGGCGGCCATCGTCGGCGACACGGCCTGCGCCGCCCATTCCGACCTTGCCGTCAATGTCAATTTCAGCGCCACGGTGAAACTCGGCGATTTATGCAAAAAAAGAAAAATTCGCCGTTTCGTTTTCGCCTCGACCTGCAGCGTCTACGGCGCCGGAACGAAGGACATCCTGGACGAGGAATCCGAGGTCAACCCCGTTTCGCTCTACGCCGAAACCCGCCTCTACGGCGAAAGGGGCATTCTCTCCCTGGCCGACAACAATTTTTCTCCGGTTCTTCTCCGTCTGGGAACCATCTTCGGACTGTCTCCCCGTATGCGCTTCGACCTGATTGTCAATTACCTGACCAAGAAAGCCGTCCGTGAGAAGAAAATCACCATTTTCGGCGGCGATCAGTGGCGGCCGCTTCTGCACGTCGCGGACGCCGCCGCCGCGTTCCATCATGCCCTGGAGGCTCCCATCGAGAAGGTCAGGAACCGGATCTTCAACATCGGATTCGACAACCTGCAGATCAAGGACATCGGCGCCACCATCGCCCGGCATTTTCCAGAGACCGACGTCCAGGTCATCGAAAAAATCGAAGACAAGAGAAGCTACCGCGTCTCCCTGGAGAAGATGGCCTCCGAACTCGGCTTCAAACCCGAAAAAACGATCGACGCCGGGATTCTGGAAATCGCCGAAGCCATCAGGAGCGGCGCCATCGCCGACCCCAAGGATAAGATCTACTACAACCACTATGCCTGCTAG